Proteins encoded in a region of the Elaeis guineensis isolate ETL-2024a chromosome 7, EG11, whole genome shotgun sequence genome:
- the LOC140859442 gene encoding 3-hydroxy-3-methylglutaryl-coenzyme A reductase 3-like, with protein MDVRRRFPNSAATTRPAETVPSSVSGGGAASRVQASDALPLPIRHTNLLFSALFAASLVFLMRRWREKIRSSTPLHVVGLAEIFAIVGLVGSLIYLLSFFGIAFVQSIVSSHDEEDDFLLSPAPPTAAASAPTPATCPLLCDAITAPEKMPAVTEEDEEIISSVVAGKIPSYILESKLGDCRRAAAIRREALRRMTGRALEGLPLDGFDYGSILGQCCELPVGYVQLPVGIAGPLLLDGRQYYVPMATTEGCLVASTNRGCKAIAGSGGAASVVLRDGMTRAPVVRLPSARRAAELVAFVEEPTNFETLAVVFNRSSRFARLQGIQCALAGRNLYMRFSCSTGDAMGMNMVSKGVQNVLDYLQGDFRDMDVISITGNFCSDKKPAAVNWIEGRGKSVVCEATIKEEVVKKVLKTTVPALVELNMIKNLAGSAVAGALGGFNAHASNIVSAVFIATGQDPAQNVESSHCITMMEAVNDGKDLHVSVTMPSIEVGTVGGGTQLASQAACLDLLGVKGASLESPGSNARLLASIVAGAVLAGELSLMSALAAGQLVNSHMKYNRSSKDVSKAA; from the exons ATGGACGTCCGCCGGAGATTCCCCAACAGCGCCGCCACCACCCGCCCGGCGGAGACCGTCCCCTCATCCGTTTCCGGCGGTGGCGCCGCCTCCCGAGTCCAGGCGTCGGACGCCCTCCCGCTCCCCATCCGGCACACGAATCTTCTCTTCTCGGCACTCTTCGCCGCCTCCCTCGTCTTCCTGATGCGGCGGTGGCGCGAGAAGATCCGCTCCTCGACGCCGCTCCACGTCGTCGGTCTGGCCGAGATCTTCGCCATCGTCGGCCTCGTCGGCTCCCTCATCTACCTCCTCTCTTTCTTCGGCATCGCTTTCGTCCAGTCCATCGTCTCCTCCCACGACGAGGAGGACGACTTCCTTCTATCCCCCGCCCCTCCCACCGCCGCAGCTTCCGCCCCAACCCCCGCCACTTGCCCCCTCCTTTGCGACGCCATAACCGCCCCGGAGAAAATGCCAGCCGTCActgaggaagacgaagagatcaTCTCCTCCGTGGTCGCCGGCAAGATCCCCTCCTACATTCTCGAATCTAAGCTCGGAGATTGCCGCCGCGCAGCCGCGATCCGACGGGAGGCGCTGAGGAGGAtgaccggaagagccctggaagggctCCCGCTTGATGGATTCGACTACGGGTCGATTCTAGGGCAGTGCTGCGAGCTCCCCGTAGGGTACGTCCAGTTGCCGGTGGGGATCGCCGGGCCGCTGCTGCTTGACGGAAGGCAGTACTACGTGCCCATGGCGACCACCGAGGGGTGCCTCGTGGCGAGCACCAACAGGGGGTGCAAGGCCATTGCGGGGTCCGGCGGCGCCGCGAGCGTGGTTTTGAGGGACGGGATGACGCGGGCGCCGGTCGTGAGGCTGCCGTCCGCGAGGAGGGCCGCGGAGCTCGTGGCCTTCGTGGAAGAGCCGACCAATTTCGAGACCCTCGCCGTCGTGTTCAACAG GTCCAGCAGATTTGCAAGGCTCCAGGGGATCCAGTGCGCGCTTGCTGGGAGGAACCTCTACATGAGATTTAGTTGCAGCACTGGAGATGCAATGGGGATGAACATGGTGTCAAAAGGGGTCCAGAATGTCTTGGATTATCTGCAGGGTGACTTCCGAGACATGGATGTGATCAGCATAACTG GTAATTTCTGTTCCGACAAAAAGCCGGCTGCTGTGAATTGGATTGAAGGACGTGGCAAATCGGTAGTTTGTGAGGCAACCATCAAGGAGGAGGTGGTGAAAAAAGTTCTCAAGACCACTGTGCCAGCACTGGTTGAACTCAACATGATCAAGAACCTTGCTGGATCTGCTGTGGCTGGAGCTCTTGGGGGCTTCAATGCTCATGCCAGCAACATCGTGTCTGCTGTCTTCATAGCCACTGGCCAAGATCCTGCACAGAATGTGGAGAGTTCTCACTGCATCACCATGATGGAAGCTGTGAACGATGGCAAGGATCTTCATGTCTCCGTGACCATGCCATCCATTGAG GTTGGTACAGTTGGGGGTGGCACGCAGCTGGCCTCTCAGGCAGCCTGTTTGGACCTACTTGGTGTCAAGGGTGCAAGCTTGGAATCACCTGGATCAAATGCTAGGCTTCTGGCCTCCATTGTGGCAGGTGCTGTTCTAGCTGGAGAGCTCTCTCTCATGTCAGCTCTTGCTGCTGGTCAGCTTGTGAACAGCCACATGAAGTACAACAGATCCAGCAAAGATGTATCCAAGGCTGCCTAA